From a region of the Syngnathus scovelli strain Florida chromosome 19, RoL_Ssco_1.2, whole genome shotgun sequence genome:
- the LOC125986676 gene encoding semaphorin-4E-like isoform X2: MSPMMTLLLRIVCAFILYGSFCDSNVQPWVARKTIPYPDNLVTFREDGMNYYNAMLIMEELGLLMVGARDALFALDINNISAKMHHVSWPRTGGKACVTDQLNCHNYIRSLHQTSNSAVQVCGTNAMSPRCDSLYWDGGHLEPYQQYGVQEGLCSSLPFDGYASVRVGQDLYAATTGKGSSLPQIRRRDDSGEHVEFPSEWLKDTINFVHMDFLNEERMHIYLVFSGVVRDGNGAVRVSQLTCVPKDNSGSSYYRSLARARLNCVLPGQKLPSVVESAYLLKDDQNWQQSRLYAVFTSQLDGVSTVCAYNMESISSIFRDCYEYDNGPAKRLDLEIVPQLMKKGAALGQIVGHRVSTLDGERRDVVFIGTGKKDAILIRELKVSERASERRTSGLLAPPPADGFIQKAVFADGEVFVIEEIQVFPSEPIRTLRLLTSKGQLYASSDAGVVQIPVSDCARYHTCLDCLLARDPYCAWELLTNLCSAVASLSNLTMAIQSLNAVSACPLPGPVAVVNKSLAPGVNMLLPCQASSNLAQVHWRFANRTLESSAKYRMYSQGLVIMNASDLDVGLYTCQSSEVARDTVYSHGVVAAYYFTASERGGGGGSSHSPLLICVLWPPFVVSMVLLFVLCLSLAAFIVCKWRRQVYTVRESKSEYAL; encoded by the exons ATGTCGCCAATGATGACGCTGCTGCTGAGAATTGTCTGCGCCTTCATACTCTATGGCTCATTTTGCGATAGCAATGTGCAGCCTTGGGTCGCACGAAAGACTATCCCCTATCCAG ACAATCTTGTGACCTTCCGCGAGGATGGGATGAACTACTACAACGCCATGCTGATTATGGAGGAGCTGGGACTGCTGATGGTGGGAGCCAGAGATGCACTTTTTGCCTTGGACATTAATAACATCTCTGCCAAGATGCATCAT gtATCCTGGCCGAGAACCGGGGGAAAGGCATGCGTGACTGACCAG TTGAATTGTCACAATTACATCCGGAGCCTCCACCAAACTTCCAACTCCGCGGTGCAAGTGTGTGGGACAAATGCTATGTCGCCCAGGTGCGACTCTTTG TATTGGGATGGTGGACACCTGGAACCATATCAGCAGTATGGTGTACAAGAAGGCCTTTGTTCTTCCTTACCATTTGATGGATATGCCTCTGTCAGAGTCG GACAGGACTTGTATGCTGCAACAACAGGCAAGGGTTCATCCCTACCGCAAATAAGGCGACGCGATGACTCTGGTGAACACGTTGAATTTCCTTCTGAATGGTTGAAAG ATACTATTAACTTTGTCCACATGGACTTTTTGAACGAGGAGAGAATGCACATCTATTTAGTATTCTCTGGTGTTGTGAGGGATGGTAACGGTGCAGTTCGAGTATCGCAGCTGACTTGTGTCCCCAAG GACAATAGCGGCAGCAGTTACTACAGGTCCTTGGCCCGAGCGCGGCTGAATTGCGTTCTGCCTGGCCAGAAGTTGCCCTCTGTAGTGGAGAGCGCCTACCTGTTGAAGGATGATCAAAACTGGCAGCAGAGTCGATTATACGCCGTCTTCACCTCACAGCT GGATGGAGTGTCGACTGTGTGTGCGTACAATATGGAGTCTATCAGTAGCATTTTCAGG GATTGCTACGAGTACGACAACGGCCCGGCCAAAAGGCTGGATTTAGAGATTGTCCCTCAGCTGATGAAAAAGGGAGCAGCGCTGGGCCAGATAGTTGGACATCGTGTGAGCACATTGGACGGAGAGAGACGGGATGTGGTGTTCATTGGCACAGGTAAGAAGGACGCTATTTTAATTCGAGAGCTgaaagtgagcgagcgagcgagcgagcgacggaCGTCTGGTCTTCTCGCTCCCCCGCCAGCCGACGGTTTTATTCAGAAGGCTGTCTTTGCCGACGGAGAAGTGTTTGTCATTGAGGAGATTCAAGTGTTCCCAAGTGAGCCCATCAGGACACTGCGCCTGTTAACCAGCAAG gGCCAGCTGTACGCCAGCTCGGACGCGGGCGTGGTCCAGATCCCAGTCAGCGATTGCGCTCGCTACCACACGTGCCTGGACTGCCTTCTGGCCAGAGATCCCTATTGTGCCTGGGAGCTGCTCACAAATCTCTGTTCGGCCGTCGCTTCCTTGTCCAACCTTACCATGGCCATACAAAGTTTGAACGCTGTCTCCGCCTGTCCCTTACCTG GTCCAGTGGCGGTGGTGAACAAGTCTTTGGCTCCAGGGGTCAACATGCTGCTGCCTTGCCAGGCTAGCTCCAACCTTGCGCAGGTCCACTGGCGCTTTGCCAACCGGACGCTGGAGTCCAGCGCCAAGTACCGCATGTATAGCCAGGGTCTGGTCATTATGAACGCCTCGGACTTGGACGTGGGCCTGTACACGTGCCAGTCCTCGGAAGTGGCCCGAGACACCGTGTACAGCCACGGCGTCGTGGCTGCTTACTACTTCACCGCcagtgagcgcggcggcggcggcggctcctcTCATTCGCCGCTGTTGATTTGTGTCCTTTGGCCACCTTTTGTGGTGTCAATGGTTTTGCTGTTTGTGCTTTGCCTCTCCCTGGCAGCCTTCATCGTATGCAAATGGAGACGACAGGTGTACACGGTTAGGGAGAGCAAGAGCGAATATGCTCTCTAA
- the LOC125986676 gene encoding semaphorin-4E-like isoform X4, whose protein sequence is MSPMMTLLLRIVCAFILYGSFCDSNVQPWVARKTIPYPDNLVTFREDGMNYYNAMLIMEELGLLMVGARDALFALDINNISAKMHHVSWPRTGGKACVTDQLNCHNYIRSLHQTSNSAVQVCGTNAMSPRCDSLYWDGGHLEPYQQYGVQEGLCSSLPFDGYASVRVGQDLYAATTGKGSSLPQIRRRDDSGEHVEFPSEWLKDTINFVHMDFLNEERMHIYLVFSGVVRDGNGAVRVSQLTCVPKDNSGSSYYRSLARARLNCVLPGQKLPSVVESAYLLKDDQNWQQSRLYAVFTSQLDGVSTVCAYNMESISSIFRKDCYEYDNGPAKRLDLEIVPQLMKKGAALGQIVGHRVSTLDGERRDVVFIGTGKKDAILIRELKVSERASERRTSGLLAPPPADGFIQKAVFADGEVFVIEEIQVFPSEPIRTLRLLTSKGQLYASSDAGVVQIPVSDCARYHTCLDCLLARDPYCAWELLTNLCSAVASLSNLTMAIQSLNAVSACPLPGMSWSDPWSSGGGEQVFGSRGQHAAALPG, encoded by the exons ATGTCGCCAATGATGACGCTGCTGCTGAGAATTGTCTGCGCCTTCATACTCTATGGCTCATTTTGCGATAGCAATGTGCAGCCTTGGGTCGCACGAAAGACTATCCCCTATCCAG ACAATCTTGTGACCTTCCGCGAGGATGGGATGAACTACTACAACGCCATGCTGATTATGGAGGAGCTGGGACTGCTGATGGTGGGAGCCAGAGATGCACTTTTTGCCTTGGACATTAATAACATCTCTGCCAAGATGCATCAT gtATCCTGGCCGAGAACCGGGGGAAAGGCATGCGTGACTGACCAG TTGAATTGTCACAATTACATCCGGAGCCTCCACCAAACTTCCAACTCCGCGGTGCAAGTGTGTGGGACAAATGCTATGTCGCCCAGGTGCGACTCTTTG TATTGGGATGGTGGACACCTGGAACCATATCAGCAGTATGGTGTACAAGAAGGCCTTTGTTCTTCCTTACCATTTGATGGATATGCCTCTGTCAGAGTCG GACAGGACTTGTATGCTGCAACAACAGGCAAGGGTTCATCCCTACCGCAAATAAGGCGACGCGATGACTCTGGTGAACACGTTGAATTTCCTTCTGAATGGTTGAAAG ATACTATTAACTTTGTCCACATGGACTTTTTGAACGAGGAGAGAATGCACATCTATTTAGTATTCTCTGGTGTTGTGAGGGATGGTAACGGTGCAGTTCGAGTATCGCAGCTGACTTGTGTCCCCAAG GACAATAGCGGCAGCAGTTACTACAGGTCCTTGGCCCGAGCGCGGCTGAATTGCGTTCTGCCTGGCCAGAAGTTGCCCTCTGTAGTGGAGAGCGCCTACCTGTTGAAGGATGATCAAAACTGGCAGCAGAGTCGATTATACGCCGTCTTCACCTCACAGCT GGATGGAGTGTCGACTGTGTGTGCGTACAATATGGAGTCTATCAGTAGCATTTTCAGG aaGGATTGCTACGAGTACGACAACGGCCCGGCCAAAAGGCTGGATTTAGAGATTGTCCCTCAGCTGATGAAAAAGGGAGCAGCGCTGGGCCAGATAGTTGGACATCGTGTGAGCACATTGGACGGAGAGAGACGGGATGTGGTGTTCATTGGCACAGGTAAGAAGGACGCTATTTTAATTCGAGAGCTgaaagtgagcgagcgagcgagcgagcgacggaCGTCTGGTCTTCTCGCTCCCCCGCCAGCCGACGGTTTTATTCAGAAGGCTGTCTTTGCCGACGGAGAAGTGTTTGTCATTGAGGAGATTCAAGTGTTCCCAAGTGAGCCCATCAGGACACTGCGCCTGTTAACCAGCAAG gGCCAGCTGTACGCCAGCTCGGACGCGGGCGTGGTCCAGATCCCAGTCAGCGATTGCGCTCGCTACCACACGTGCCTGGACTGCCTTCTGGCCAGAGATCCCTATTGTGCCTGGGAGCTGCTCACAAATCTCTGTTCGGCCGTCGCTTCCTTGTCCAACCTTACCATGGCCATACAAAGTTTGAACGCTGTCTCCGCCTGTCCCTTACCTGGTATGTCATGGAGTGATCCTTG GTCCAGTGGCGGTGGTGAACAAGTCTTTGGCTCCAGGGGTCAACATGCTGCTGCCTTGCCAGGCTAG
- the LOC125986676 gene encoding semaphorin-4E-like isoform X1, which produces MSPMMTLLLRIVCAFILYGSFCDSNVQPWVARKTIPYPDNLVTFREDGMNYYNAMLIMEELGLLMVGARDALFALDINNISAKMHHVSWPRTGGKACVTDQLNCHNYIRSLHQTSNSAVQVCGTNAMSPRCDSLYWDGGHLEPYQQYGVQEGLCSSLPFDGYASVRVGQDLYAATTGKGSSLPQIRRRDDSGEHVEFPSEWLKDTINFVHMDFLNEERMHIYLVFSGVVRDGNGAVRVSQLTCVPKDNSGSSYYRSLARARLNCVLPGQKLPSVVESAYLLKDDQNWQQSRLYAVFTSQLDGVSTVCAYNMESISSIFRKDCYEYDNGPAKRLDLEIVPQLMKKGAALGQIVGHRVSTLDGERRDVVFIGTGKKDAILIRELKVSERASERRTSGLLAPPPADGFIQKAVFADGEVFVIEEIQVFPSEPIRTLRLLTSKGQLYASSDAGVVQIPVSDCARYHTCLDCLLARDPYCAWELLTNLCSAVASLSNLTMAIQSLNAVSACPLPGPVAVVNKSLAPGVNMLLPCQASSNLAQVHWRFANRTLESSAKYRMYSQGLVIMNASDLDVGLYTCQSSEVARDTVYSHGVVAAYYFTASERGGGGGSSHSPLLICVLWPPFVVSMVLLFVLCLSLAAFIVCKWRRQVYTVRESKSEYAL; this is translated from the exons ATGTCGCCAATGATGACGCTGCTGCTGAGAATTGTCTGCGCCTTCATACTCTATGGCTCATTTTGCGATAGCAATGTGCAGCCTTGGGTCGCACGAAAGACTATCCCCTATCCAG ACAATCTTGTGACCTTCCGCGAGGATGGGATGAACTACTACAACGCCATGCTGATTATGGAGGAGCTGGGACTGCTGATGGTGGGAGCCAGAGATGCACTTTTTGCCTTGGACATTAATAACATCTCTGCCAAGATGCATCAT gtATCCTGGCCGAGAACCGGGGGAAAGGCATGCGTGACTGACCAG TTGAATTGTCACAATTACATCCGGAGCCTCCACCAAACTTCCAACTCCGCGGTGCAAGTGTGTGGGACAAATGCTATGTCGCCCAGGTGCGACTCTTTG TATTGGGATGGTGGACACCTGGAACCATATCAGCAGTATGGTGTACAAGAAGGCCTTTGTTCTTCCTTACCATTTGATGGATATGCCTCTGTCAGAGTCG GACAGGACTTGTATGCTGCAACAACAGGCAAGGGTTCATCCCTACCGCAAATAAGGCGACGCGATGACTCTGGTGAACACGTTGAATTTCCTTCTGAATGGTTGAAAG ATACTATTAACTTTGTCCACATGGACTTTTTGAACGAGGAGAGAATGCACATCTATTTAGTATTCTCTGGTGTTGTGAGGGATGGTAACGGTGCAGTTCGAGTATCGCAGCTGACTTGTGTCCCCAAG GACAATAGCGGCAGCAGTTACTACAGGTCCTTGGCCCGAGCGCGGCTGAATTGCGTTCTGCCTGGCCAGAAGTTGCCCTCTGTAGTGGAGAGCGCCTACCTGTTGAAGGATGATCAAAACTGGCAGCAGAGTCGATTATACGCCGTCTTCACCTCACAGCT GGATGGAGTGTCGACTGTGTGTGCGTACAATATGGAGTCTATCAGTAGCATTTTCAGG aaGGATTGCTACGAGTACGACAACGGCCCGGCCAAAAGGCTGGATTTAGAGATTGTCCCTCAGCTGATGAAAAAGGGAGCAGCGCTGGGCCAGATAGTTGGACATCGTGTGAGCACATTGGACGGAGAGAGACGGGATGTGGTGTTCATTGGCACAGGTAAGAAGGACGCTATTTTAATTCGAGAGCTgaaagtgagcgagcgagcgagcgagcgacggaCGTCTGGTCTTCTCGCTCCCCCGCCAGCCGACGGTTTTATTCAGAAGGCTGTCTTTGCCGACGGAGAAGTGTTTGTCATTGAGGAGATTCAAGTGTTCCCAAGTGAGCCCATCAGGACACTGCGCCTGTTAACCAGCAAG gGCCAGCTGTACGCCAGCTCGGACGCGGGCGTGGTCCAGATCCCAGTCAGCGATTGCGCTCGCTACCACACGTGCCTGGACTGCCTTCTGGCCAGAGATCCCTATTGTGCCTGGGAGCTGCTCACAAATCTCTGTTCGGCCGTCGCTTCCTTGTCCAACCTTACCATGGCCATACAAAGTTTGAACGCTGTCTCCGCCTGTCCCTTACCTG GTCCAGTGGCGGTGGTGAACAAGTCTTTGGCTCCAGGGGTCAACATGCTGCTGCCTTGCCAGGCTAGCTCCAACCTTGCGCAGGTCCACTGGCGCTTTGCCAACCGGACGCTGGAGTCCAGCGCCAAGTACCGCATGTATAGCCAGGGTCTGGTCATTATGAACGCCTCGGACTTGGACGTGGGCCTGTACACGTGCCAGTCCTCGGAAGTGGCCCGAGACACCGTGTACAGCCACGGCGTCGTGGCTGCTTACTACTTCACCGCcagtgagcgcggcggcggcggcggctcctcTCATTCGCCGCTGTTGATTTGTGTCCTTTGGCCACCTTTTGTGGTGTCAATGGTTTTGCTGTTTGTGCTTTGCCTCTCCCTGGCAGCCTTCATCGTATGCAAATGGAGACGACAGGTGTACACGGTTAGGGAGAGCAAGAGCGAATATGCTCTCTAA
- the LOC125986676 gene encoding semaphorin-4E-like isoform X3, with amino-acid sequence MSPMMTLLLRIVCAFILYGSFCDSNVQPWVARKTIPYPDNLVTFREDGMNYYNAMLIMEELGLLMVGARDALFALDINNISAKMHHVSWPRTGGKACVTDQLNCHNYIRSLHQTSNSAVQVCGTNAMSPRCDSLYWDGGHLEPYQQYGVQEGLCSSLPFDGYASVRVGQDLYAATTGKGSSLPQIRRRDDSGEHVEFPSEWLKDTINFVHMDFLNEERMHIYLVFSGVVRDGNGAVRVSQLTCVPKDNSGSSYYRSLARARLNCVLPGQKLPSVVESAYLLKDDQNWQQSRLYAVFTSQLDGVSTVCAYNMESISSIFRKDCYEYDNGPAKRLDLEIVPQLMKKGAALGQIVGHRVSTLDGERRDVVFIGTADGFIQKAVFADGEVFVIEEIQVFPSEPIRTLRLLTSKGQLYASSDAGVVQIPVSDCARYHTCLDCLLARDPYCAWELLTNLCSAVASLSNLTMAIQSLNAVSACPLPGPVAVVNKSLAPGVNMLLPCQASSNLAQVHWRFANRTLESSAKYRMYSQGLVIMNASDLDVGLYTCQSSEVARDTVYSHGVVAAYYFTASERGGGGGSSHSPLLICVLWPPFVVSMVLLFVLCLSLAAFIVCKWRRQVYTVRESKSEYAL; translated from the exons ATGTCGCCAATGATGACGCTGCTGCTGAGAATTGTCTGCGCCTTCATACTCTATGGCTCATTTTGCGATAGCAATGTGCAGCCTTGGGTCGCACGAAAGACTATCCCCTATCCAG ACAATCTTGTGACCTTCCGCGAGGATGGGATGAACTACTACAACGCCATGCTGATTATGGAGGAGCTGGGACTGCTGATGGTGGGAGCCAGAGATGCACTTTTTGCCTTGGACATTAATAACATCTCTGCCAAGATGCATCAT gtATCCTGGCCGAGAACCGGGGGAAAGGCATGCGTGACTGACCAG TTGAATTGTCACAATTACATCCGGAGCCTCCACCAAACTTCCAACTCCGCGGTGCAAGTGTGTGGGACAAATGCTATGTCGCCCAGGTGCGACTCTTTG TATTGGGATGGTGGACACCTGGAACCATATCAGCAGTATGGTGTACAAGAAGGCCTTTGTTCTTCCTTACCATTTGATGGATATGCCTCTGTCAGAGTCG GACAGGACTTGTATGCTGCAACAACAGGCAAGGGTTCATCCCTACCGCAAATAAGGCGACGCGATGACTCTGGTGAACACGTTGAATTTCCTTCTGAATGGTTGAAAG ATACTATTAACTTTGTCCACATGGACTTTTTGAACGAGGAGAGAATGCACATCTATTTAGTATTCTCTGGTGTTGTGAGGGATGGTAACGGTGCAGTTCGAGTATCGCAGCTGACTTGTGTCCCCAAG GACAATAGCGGCAGCAGTTACTACAGGTCCTTGGCCCGAGCGCGGCTGAATTGCGTTCTGCCTGGCCAGAAGTTGCCCTCTGTAGTGGAGAGCGCCTACCTGTTGAAGGATGATCAAAACTGGCAGCAGAGTCGATTATACGCCGTCTTCACCTCACAGCT GGATGGAGTGTCGACTGTGTGTGCGTACAATATGGAGTCTATCAGTAGCATTTTCAGG aaGGATTGCTACGAGTACGACAACGGCCCGGCCAAAAGGCTGGATTTAGAGATTGTCCCTCAGCTGATGAAAAAGGGAGCAGCGCTGGGCCAGATAGTTGGACATCGTGTGAGCACATTGGACGGAGAGAGACGGGATGTGGTGTTCATTGGCACAG CCGACGGTTTTATTCAGAAGGCTGTCTTTGCCGACGGAGAAGTGTTTGTCATTGAGGAGATTCAAGTGTTCCCAAGTGAGCCCATCAGGACACTGCGCCTGTTAACCAGCAAG gGCCAGCTGTACGCCAGCTCGGACGCGGGCGTGGTCCAGATCCCAGTCAGCGATTGCGCTCGCTACCACACGTGCCTGGACTGCCTTCTGGCCAGAGATCCCTATTGTGCCTGGGAGCTGCTCACAAATCTCTGTTCGGCCGTCGCTTCCTTGTCCAACCTTACCATGGCCATACAAAGTTTGAACGCTGTCTCCGCCTGTCCCTTACCTG GTCCAGTGGCGGTGGTGAACAAGTCTTTGGCTCCAGGGGTCAACATGCTGCTGCCTTGCCAGGCTAGCTCCAACCTTGCGCAGGTCCACTGGCGCTTTGCCAACCGGACGCTGGAGTCCAGCGCCAAGTACCGCATGTATAGCCAGGGTCTGGTCATTATGAACGCCTCGGACTTGGACGTGGGCCTGTACACGTGCCAGTCCTCGGAAGTGGCCCGAGACACCGTGTACAGCCACGGCGTCGTGGCTGCTTACTACTTCACCGCcagtgagcgcggcggcggcggcggctcctcTCATTCGCCGCTGTTGATTTGTGTCCTTTGGCCACCTTTTGTGGTGTCAATGGTTTTGCTGTTTGTGCTTTGCCTCTCCCTGGCAGCCTTCATCGTATGCAAATGGAGACGACAGGTGTACACGGTTAGGGAGAGCAAGAGCGAATATGCTCTCTAA